In Ferroplasma sp., a single window of DNA contains:
- a CDS encoding (Fe-S)-binding protein — MDINKKRIEKMRDLIFQNLMDSYLPFPLDTKLYSSWANNIADGGDTVIYTSYMYQISGILKRYEALFPKIYRLNIPKRLMTASKFLIKPKDEELQRAFRILKSITSMLSGSGVKFGYLYDQEPYSGALLLESGFIKEYKEYGEKLYSFFKSKGVKNIITVDPHTTNALKRYKDFIDFDIDVKNYLEIVNFKGSGNYVIHDSCLYSRAMGMYGDIRNKVNNSGLAIDENYLITSKEMGSCCGGPLSLVSAQDSEEVSRARADKLLSVNKNVLVMCPLCYENLSPYINNIKDLAEVVS; from the coding sequence ATGGATATCAACAAAAAACGCATAGAGAAAATGAGGGACCTGATTTTCCAGAATTTGATGGACAGCTACCTGCCATTTCCACTGGACACAAAATTATATTCATCATGGGCAAATAACATTGCAGACGGTGGAGACACTGTAATTTATACTTCCTACATGTACCAGATTTCTGGTATTTTAAAGCGTTACGAAGCCTTATTCCCAAAAATATACCGCCTGAATATACCCAAAAGGCTGATGACAGCATCGAAGTTTCTTATAAAACCAAAGGATGAAGAATTGCAAAGGGCATTCAGAATACTTAAAAGCATAACATCCATGCTGTCTGGATCCGGAGTAAAATTCGGATACCTGTATGACCAGGAGCCCTATTCAGGTGCACTCCTCCTAGAATCTGGCTTCATAAAGGAGTATAAGGAATATGGAGAAAAATTATACAGCTTTTTTAAATCTAAAGGAGTAAAAAATATCATAACCGTTGATCCGCACACCACCAACGCCCTGAAACGATATAAGGATTTTATAGATTTCGACATAGATGTTAAGAACTATCTAGAGATAGTAAATTTCAAGGGCTCAGGGAACTATGTTATACATGATTCCTGCCTTTATTCACGTGCCATGGGAATGTACGGTGACATAAGGAATAAGGTAAATAATTCAGGTCTTGCCATAGATGAAAATTATCTCATAACAAGTAAGGAAATGGGAAGCTGCTGTGGTGGCCCACTCTCACTTGTTTCAGCACAGGACAGTGAAGAGGTATCACGGGCAAGGGCAGATAAACTTCTATCAGTAAATAAAAATGTTCTGGTTATGTGCCCGCTGTGCTATGAAAATTTATCTCCATATATTAACAATATAAAGGATCTGGCTGAGGTGGTTTCATGA
- a CDS encoding AbrB/MazE/SpoVT family DNA-binding domain-containing protein, producing the protein MIIKTGSITVKGQVTIPKEIREYLDVRQGDHIYFESSRDGIIIKKAYSKKLADMSTSAKPYDANVKESIKNI; encoded by the coding sequence ATGATAATTAAAACTGGTAGTATAACTGTAAAAGGTCAGGTAACAATACCGAAAGAAATTCGTGAATATCTGGATGTACGCCAGGGCGATCACATATACTTTGAATCTTCTAGAGACGGAATAATAATAAAAAAGGCTTACAGTAAAAAATTAGCAGATATGAGCACATCTGCAAAGCCATATGATGCTAATGTAAAAGAATCAATTAAAAATATATGA
- a CDS encoding lactate utilization protein B, whose amino-acid sequence MTYEWDVAINKAILNNSPKVHKILEENPYIKDVASELRETKNKVLDDMDNYISKTQKSVEKLGGHVHIAKDSVEAMEIVKEILGEKRKIVVSKSNVLYEIKLREELENEGMDIWETDLGEYLVQLNKDMPSHLVAPAIHLTKDKIGKLLNENLDSSINENTSAEEMVSRVRKFLMEKYLAADVGITGANAIAADTGSVLLIENEGNIRIDTVLPQTHIAITGIDKIVPTLKDAFNEVIVQASYAGYYPPTYINVTSGPSATGDIELQRVSPATGPKEFHLILLDNGRKEAINSEIRESLLCIRCGRCYFSCPSYKLYGKDFGDSPYTGPTGIMWSAITNKKYDKSMLCMHSGGCKEVCPMDINIPRMIEKIKFRYMDES is encoded by the coding sequence ATGACCTATGAATGGGATGTTGCAATAAATAAGGCAATACTGAACAATTCACCAAAAGTTCATAAAATACTTGAAGAAAATCCTTACATAAAGGATGTGGCATCAGAATTGAGGGAAACTAAAAATAAGGTGCTGGATGATATGGACAATTACATATCAAAAACTCAAAAAAGTGTTGAAAAACTTGGTGGGCATGTCCATATCGCAAAGGATAGCGTAGAGGCTATGGAAATTGTAAAGGAGATATTAGGTGAAAAGAGAAAAATAGTAGTTTCTAAATCCAATGTACTTTATGAAATAAAGCTCAGGGAGGAACTGGAAAATGAGGGCATGGATATCTGGGAAACAGATCTGGGTGAATACCTTGTTCAGCTCAATAAGGATATGCCATCGCATCTAGTTGCCCCCGCAATCCATCTGACAAAGGATAAAATCGGTAAATTATTGAATGAAAACCTTGATAGCAGCATAAATGAAAACACATCGGCTGAAGAAATGGTGAGCAGGGTAAGGAAGTTTCTTATGGAGAAATACCTTGCGGCTGATGTTGGCATAACAGGTGCAAATGCCATTGCAGCGGATACGGGTTCTGTTCTTCTAATAGAAAATGAGGGGAATATCAGGATTGATACAGTTCTGCCACAAACACATATAGCCATAACTGGCATAGATAAGATTGTCCCCACATTGAAGGATGCATTCAATGAGGTCATAGTACAGGCATCATACGCCGGATATTACCCACCAACGTATATAAACGTAACGTCGGGTCCCAGTGCTACAGGAGATATAGAGCTCCAGAGGGTATCACCAGCCACAGGCCCGAAAGAATTCCATTTAATACTGCTGGACAATGGAAGGAAGGAAGCAATCAACTCCGAGATACGTGAATCACTGCTCTGCATAAGATGCGGGAGATGCTATTTTTCCTGCCCATCCTACAAGCTTTATGGAAAAGACTTCGGAGACAGCCCTTACACCGGGCCTACCGGGATAATGTGGTCTGCAATAACAAATAAAAAATATGACAAGTCTATGCTATGCATGCATTCTGGAGGCTGCAAGGAGGTATGCCCTATGGATATAAATATACCCAGAATGATAGAAAAAATAAAATTCCGGTACATGGATGAATCGTAA